CTGGAGGGTCGGGCAAGCTCGGGCGCACGGTCGTGCGCGAGCTGCGGAAATCGGGGGACGTCGTCGTCTCCCTCGACGCAGTGGGGGAGCGTGGTCCGGGCTTCGTCCGCGTGGACCTGACCGACTACGGCCAGACGGTGGATGCGATCTTCGGCGTCAACGACCAGCACGACGGCTTCGACGCGATCGTGCATCTGGCCGCGATCCCGGCGCCGGGCATCCTCCCCGATGTCGCCACCTTCCACAACAACATCCGCGTCACCTACAACGTTTTCCAGGCTGCTCGCCGAGCGGGCATCCGGAACATCGTCTACGCGTCCAGCGAGACCGTGCTGGGCCTGCCGTTCGACGTGCCTCCGCCGTACATCCCCGTAGACGAGGACTACCCGGCGCGTCCCGAGAGCACGTACTCGCTGGTGAAGCACCTCGAGGAGCAGATGGCGATCGAGCTGGTCCGCTGGGACCCGGCGCTCAAGATCGTCGCACTCCGGTTCTCGAACGTGATGGACCCGGAGGACTACGCCGCGTTCCCCGCCTTCGACGACGACCCGTGGGCGCGCAAGTGGAACCTGTGGGGCTACATCGACGCCCGCGACGGCGCGCAGGCCATCCGCCGCGCGCTGGAGTGGGATACGACCGGCTTCGACCGCTTCATCATCGCCGCCGCCGACACGGTGATGAGCCGCCCCAACGACGAGCTCGTGGCCGAGGTCTTCCCCGGCGTGCCGCTCAAGCGCGACCTCGGCGTCAACGACACGCTGCTGTCGATCGACAAGGCTCGCCGCATCCTCGGCTACGCCCCCACCCACTCCTGGCGCGACGAGGTCTGAGCCGCCCTCCCTGGGGTGATTCGTCACGAATGTGCAAGATTCGTCACGAATGTGCGAGATTCGTCACGAATTCGCGCGGGGAGAGGTGCGTGGTGGATCTGTG
This region of Leifsonia sp. fls2-241-R2A-40a genomic DNA includes:
- a CDS encoding NAD(P)-dependent oxidoreductase, whose protein sequence is MRIAVTGGSGKLGRTVVRELRKSGDVVVSLDAVGERGPGFVRVDLTDYGQTVDAIFGVNDQHDGFDAIVHLAAIPAPGILPDVATFHNNIRVTYNVFQAARRAGIRNIVYASSETVLGLPFDVPPPYIPVDEDYPARPESTYSLVKHLEEQMAIELVRWDPALKIVALRFSNVMDPEDYAAFPAFDDDPWARKWNLWGYIDARDGAQAIRRALEWDTTGFDRFIIAAADTVMSRPNDELVAEVFPGVPLKRDLGVNDTLLSIDKARRILGYAPTHSWRDEV